DNA from Candidatus Hydrogenedentota bacterium:
AGCGATTTCCTGATTACGGATGATCCGCGCCACGTAACGGGCGCGGAAATGGCGGCGGGCGCGGCGGGTTACGTCATGGCGGCGGAATGGGAATGGTCGCCGGAAGATCGCGACATCGTGGCGGTCGTAGTCCCTCTCGACCCGGAAGCGCCGCTCATCGGCGTCTCCGTGGACACCGCCACCGCCGACAGTTTTGCGCCGGACATCGCTTATGCGCCGGACCTTGGCGTGTTCCTGATCGTGTGGGAGGACTTTGAAGGGCAGAACAGCAATATTTACGGCGCGTTGGTTTCGGAGACAGGCGAAAATCTCAGCGAGTCGTTTCTAATCGCGGGATTGAACGACGAGGAGTTCGCGCCCGCGGTGACCTATACCGGCTTCGGCGATTTCGTTGTCTTCTTCGGCGCCGCGGAAGACTACTCCCTGGTCACCGGCTACATTCAGCTTTACTCCATACGCGTGAACCTCGACGGTGAGGCAATCAACCTCGGCGCGGAATCCCTGGTTGCGGACCTCGCCGCGTTCCCCGACGCCGTGCGCATCAACGACGACCGCGCGCTCGTGACCTATCAGGTGCTCTACGCGGACAACACCGGCCCCGTCGACGACTGGGACTGGGACGTCTACGCCTCGACCGTTGCATGGGACGGCGCGCCAGAGGCGGAACGGATGATCACCGGCACGCCGGAGCCGGAAACGGACCCGAGCGTTGCCTACAACCCGGTCGACGGCATCGCGCTGGCCGTCTGGGAAAGCGCGCAGAGCGCGAGCGACCGCGACCTGGCCGCGGGTGCCCTGCCGGTCAGCGCGTCGGGCGCCATGCAAACGCCCACAGCCTACATCGCCTACGACTCGAACACCTTCGACGTCGAGCCCGATGTCGCGTGGGACGACTATTTCGAAGTGTTCCTGGCCACGTGGCGGCACGATTACAGCAACGTGGACGGCGACATCCTGACGATGGAGTTCTCCTACGACGGCTTGCCGGCCGGTGACGCCCTCGCCGCCATCAGCACGGACGCGGACCAACTGCACCCGACTGTGGCCGCGCTGGACGGCTGGTTCCTGGTCGTGTGGCAGGAACTCATCGCGGGCGTATTCAATCTCGTGGGTCGCTTCTATGAGCATGGCGCCGCGTGCACGCCCCCGGCCGCGCCCGCGTCGCTCCAAGCCACGCCCGGCGGCAGCACCGGCCAGATTCGCCTGACGTGGGCCGCGTCTGGCGGCGCGGCCGAATATCGCGTCTATTACGGCGGCGCGCCGGGCACGCCCGCTTCGGGCGCATCCGTAGGCAATGTAACGACGATCATGGTCTCCGGCCTGACGCCGAACTCGGACTACTGCTTCGAGGTGACGGCCGTTAACGCCTGCGGCGAGAGCGGCGCATCGCCGGAAAGCTGCGCGCGCACGCCCGATGACGAAGAGCCGCCCCCCGGTCCCGGACGTATCCTGAGCATTCCGGAGAACATCGCGCCCGCGAACAACCGCATCGAGGTCCCGGTGCAGGTCGACAACGCGAGCGGCGTGCTGAGTTTCCGCGTGGCGGTCTGCTATCCAGGCGAGTTGAGTTTCGTGAGCGCGCAGGCCGGTTCGCTGACCGCCGGCTGGAGTCTCGTG
Protein-coding regions in this window:
- a CDS encoding choice-of-anchor D domain-containing protein; protein product: MRYLTRPMPTMPSGWSLALTALVLLGATATAIAAPRDESTLRPATFRGADAKSAGKTVAPNIDGAVRGAAEDSAVPRRRAAHDADAAKDFSGSDFLITDDPRHVTGAEMAAGAAGYVMAAEWEWSPEDRDIVAVVVPLDPEAPLIGVSVDTATADSFAPDIAYAPDLGVFLIVWEDFEGQNSNIYGALVSETGENLSESFLIAGLNDEEFAPAVTYTGFGDFVVFFGAAEDYSLVTGYIQLYSIRVNLDGEAINLGAESLVADLAAFPDAVRINDDRALVTYQVLYADNTGPVDDWDWDVYASTVAWDGAPEAERMITGTPEPETDPSVAYNPVDGIALAVWESAQSASDRDLAAGALPVSASGAMQTPTAYIAYDSNTFDVEPDVAWDDYFEVFLATWRHDYSNVDGDILTMEFSYDGLPAGDALAAISTDADQLHPTVAALDGWFLVVWQELIAGVFNLVGRFYEHGAACTPPAAPASLQATPGGSTGQIRLTWAASGGAAEYRVYYGGAPGTPASGASVGNVTTIMVSGLTPNSDYCFEVTAVNACGESGASPESCARTPDDEEPPPGPGRILSIPENIAPANNRIEVPVQVDNASGVLSFRVAVCYPGELSFVSAQAGSLTAGWSLVPNNEGGMVVVSGSGTAALSGSGSLVRLTFSLPSGGTGGSLSFCRPDLLKLNDGQIALGTPDGGSYLPNAPQYRWGDLANAAGDQPGIACDGIAGGLDAALMLRWDVALLNALRGCPDNVLYTRPNVPPGADLNGDGILGGLDASLALRYDVGLIDCFPADTNCNGTGPGKAHALDAGGLRTLSIEQNLTLPAAGAAWTVPVRINNADGVYSYRVQIEFPANRLEFVQAQNTAMTNGWLGPIANAGSGVVTVSASGATAATGGGVLLNLVFTVKAGSTGGALHFGSLTRLNDGAVDTATVDGSFTVPQQEGARLEVTPDPAGGYDFGAWSVGETPETLFTVRNAGGGVLTGSASVTGAAFSMAGASSYSLAAGQSMQVRVRFAPQEAQDYTGSVTFTGGDGPVIIDLYGSATPLPVFSCGAAAGSAASGWGDVAILAGTALALA